In Brettanomyces bruxellensis chromosome 8, complete sequence, a genomic segment contains:
- a CDS encoding uncharacterized protein (BUSCO:EOG09261727), with product MSSENIDGGMRRENRVNEEKKKESEEGVEEREKKNKEERRDKESEDKESKDKESKESKDKESEDSKDNESKDSKDKTLVPKLPLEDNYVLPQGLSDLAVRILTEIHKGTYTCMICTGDIDSESRVWSCPVCSRVFDLECIRDWAMRGSSTAEDRSWRCPACNERIHRLPKRYTCWCGKVVDPVENGPMPHSCGQTCGAALARCVHGCPLECHPGPHAERCTAMGPVMRCHCGRETRQVPCSLTPYGRGWSCGAVCGDLMPCGVHRCPRTCHAGLCGPCRVPVVVSCYCGRETRTVACCDVVAAYGGVREDAIGAITDTNVDGTSKPKSISNPGTSADTARSINTTNTTSTNITNSDTASASKTTSTASTDTSTNTTSSTSTKAISTTPTDTTSTATTSTNTTTGTIHTTGSNTDSNSTNTTSTNNDTSTTSTIPTNTTSTNNTSSTSTTPPIAGFSCNQTCNALLSCKVHRCTRDCHPWEGPGGHECPRSPRAVTRCPCGKKTLEELGSRPRTRCTDPVATCGGVCGRLLACGVHRCYWRCHEGPCAPCYGVVDLACRCGREEYAVACRLAQTGYRPVCHHRCMARLSCRRHVCGARCCPFEQAALRRERQRARDIRHGALSPASPVDLGAIEPAHVCTRECGRTLACGLHTCHARCHAGPCPVCLESSSVDLVCACGRTVVPAPVRCGKKLPVSRVATGLHPTTATRTTSPVRHAPPSLHGPAPATATSRYPVCSAPRRRSPVAGPVACYSPVASTTAAACATHRATASPPRPPAPSNAVERSPVATPATASATGARPATRTASPAVSLCSPTAPAAGGPPTCPATPSPACVREKRNKLMYAALGLGEPTSASSSSSPSSPSPLLLSKHSLATSTYSDFVLQLYAKQPVWCSSIQKIFTDLISRLSTSKGPSSYHFRPMKTLQRRFIHELAQSYGVFSESQDPEPKRSVFLNATASSHRPRISLSDALAVSRRVDAIEHHRAALRQKTYTLQAAASSDASIDAPAPANAIAISDVFFGVSRDRIHAALCDLWSGPRSDAVAALGDPQIKWIKDGLFAFYGSNYRERSPMAQVELQSLCDEFRGRLTKGNLAMSCCLASIDDEASVVYGERRQKKAPAKAGASIDASDFDWY from the exons ATGAGCAGTGAAAACATTGATGGAGGAatgagaagagaaaatcgAGTtaatgaagagaagaagaaagagagtgAAGAAGGGGTAGAAGAGagggagaagaagaataaggaAGAGAGAAGAGATAAAGAGAGTGAAGATAAAGAGAGTAAAGATAAAGAGAGCAAAGAGAGTAAAGATAAAGAGAGTGAAGACAGTAAAGATAATGAGAGCAAAGATAGTAAGGATAAAACCTTAGTGCCAAAACTCCCCCTGGAGGATAACTACGTCCTCCCCCAAGGCCTGTCGGACTTAGCAGTGCGGATCCTCACGGAAATACACAAGGGCACGTACACGTGCATGATTTGCACCGGGGACATCGACAGCGAGTCGCGGGTGTGGTCGTGCCCGGTGTGCTCGCGGGTGTTTGACCTGGAATGCATCCGGGACTGGGCCATGCGGGGCTCATCCACGGCGGAGGACCGGTCGTGGCGTTGCCCGGCGTGCAACGAGAGGATTCACCGGCTGCCGAAGCGATACACGTGCTGGTGTGGGAAGGTGGTTGACCCAGTGGAGAACGGGCCGATGCCACACTCGTGTGGGCAGACGTGCGGGGCAGCTTTGGCCCGGTGCGTGCATGGGTGCCCGCTGGAGTGCCACCCGGGGCCCCACGCGGAGAGGTGCACGGCGATGGGCCCGGTGATGCGGTGCCACTGTGGGCGGGAGACCCGGCAGGTGCCGTGCAGCCTGACGCCATACGGCCGGGGGTGGAGCTGCGGGGCCGTGTGCGGTGACCTGATGCCCTGTGGCGTGCACCGGTGCCCGCGGACATGCCACGCGGGGCTATGTGGGCCCTGCCGGGTGCCCGTGGTGGTCTCGTGCTATTGCGGCCGCGAGACCCGGACTGTGGCGTGCTGTGACGTGGTGGCGGCGTACGGTGGGGTGAGGGAAGATGCAATAGGTGCTATTACTGATACTAATGTGGATGGTACTTCTAAACCCAAGAGTATTAGTAATCCTGGTACTAGTGCTGATACTGCTAGAAGTATTAATACCACTAATACCACTAGTACTAATATCACTAATTCTGATACTGCAAGTGCTAGTAAGACGACTAGTACCGCTAGTACTGATACTAGTACTAATACTACTAGTAGTACCTCTACTAAAGCTATTAGTACCACCCCTACTGATACTACTAGTACTGCTACTACTAGCACTAATACTACCACCGGCACTATACACACCACTGGTAGTAATACTGATAGTAATAGTACTAATACCACTAGTACTAATAATGATACTTCTACCACTAGTACTATTCCTACTAATACTACTAGTACTAATAATACTAGCTCTACCTCTACTACCCCTCCCATCGCCGGATTCTCGTGCAACCAGACCTGCAACGCCCTGCTCTCGTGCAAGGTGCACCGGTGTACGCGGGATTGCCACCCGTGGGAGGGCCCCGGTGGCCACGAGTGCCCGCGGAGCCCCCGGGCGGTGACAAGGTGTCCGTGTGGCAAGAAGACGCTGGAGGAGCTAGGGTCCCGGCCGCGGACCCGGTGCACGGACCCGGTGGCCACGTGCGGCGGCGTGTGTGGCCGGCTGCTGGCGTGCGGCGTGCACCGGTGCTACTGGCGGTGCCACGAGGGCCCGTGTGCCCCGTGCTACGGGGTGGTGGACCTGGCGTGCCGGTGTGGCCGGGAGGAGTACGCGGTGGCGTGCCGGCTGGCCCAGACGGGGTACCGCCCGGTGTGCCACCACCGGTGCATGGCCCGGCTCAGCTGCCGCCGCCACGTGTGTGGTGCCCGGTGCTGCCCCTTCGAGCAGGCGGCCCTCCGGCGTGAGCGGCAGCGGGCCCGCGATATCCGCCACGGGGCCCTCAGCCCGGCCTCCCCGGTAGATTTGGGGGCCATCGAGCCGGCCCACGTGTGCACCCGGGAGTGTGGCCGGACCCTGGCCTGCGGCCTGCACACGTGCCACGCCCGGTGCCACGCGGGGCCCTGCCCGGTGTGCCTGGAGTCGTCCAGCGTGGACCTAGTGTGTGCATGCGGCCGCACCGTGGTGCCTGCCCCGGTACGCTGCGGCAAAAAGCTCCCCGT CTCCCGTGTGGCCACCGGGCTCCACCCCACCACTGCCACCCGGACAACGTCGCCTGTCCGCCATGCACCGCCCTCGTTACACGGCCCTGCCCCTGCCACCGCCACATCCCGGTACCCCGTGTGCTCTGCTCCCAGAAGACGGTCTCCTGTGGCCGGCCCTGTGGCCTGCTACTCCCCTGTGGCGTCCACCACTGCCGCCGCGTGTGCCACCCACCGGGCCACTGCGAGTCCTCCGCGGCCACCTGCTCCCAGCAATGCGGTAGAACGCTCCCCTGTGGCCACGCCTGCCACCGCAAGTGCCACGGGGGCTCGCCCTGCGACCCGGACCGCTTCCCCTGCCGTGTCCCTGTGCTCTCCCACTGCCCCTGCGGCCGGAGGTCCGCCAACCTGCCCTGCCACGCCATCTCCAGCG TGCGTCCGCGAGAAGCGTAACAAGTTGATGTATGCGGCTTTGGGACTAGGCGAGCCAACCTCTgcctcttcttcatcttcaccttcatctCCCTCCCCACTCCTCCTCTCCAAACACTCCCTCGCAACTTCAACATACTCCGACTTCGTCCTCCAGCTCTACGCCAAACAACCCGTCTGGTGCTCCAGCATCCAGAAAATCTTCACCGACCTCATCTCACGCCTCTCCACGTCCAAGGGGCCCTCCTCCTACCACTTCCGCCCCATGAAGACCCTCCAAAGACGCTTCATCCACGAGCTTGCCCAGTCCTATGGCGTGTTTTCCGAGTCCCAGGACCCGGAACCCAAACGGTCCGTCTTCCTCAATGCCACAGCCTCCTCCCACAGGCCTCGCATCTCCCTCAGCGACGCCCTCGCCGTGTCTCGCCGCGTGGATGCCATCGAGCACCACCGGGCCGCCCTCCGCCAGAAAACGTACACTCTGCAGGCGGCAGCTTCCagcgacgcgtcgatcgacgcgccTGCCCCAGCCAACGCCATCGCCATCTCCGACGTGTTCTTCGGCGTTTCCAGGGACCGCATCCACGCCGCCTTGTGCGACCTGTGGTCTGGCCCCCGTTCCGACGCCGTCGCGGCCCTCGGCGACCCGCAGATCAAGTGGATCAAGGATGGTCTCTTTGCATTCTACGGGTCCAACTACCGCGAGAGAAGCCCTATGGCCCAGGTAGAACTCCAGAGCCTGTGCGACGAGTTCCGCGGTCGTCTCACCAAGGGCAACTTGGCCATGAGCTGCTGTCTCGCGAGTATAGATGACGAGGCGAGCGTGGTTTATGGGGAGAGGAGACAGAAGAAGGCCCCGGCCAAGGCAggcgcgtcgatcgacgcgtcggaCTTCGACTGGTACTGA
- a CDS encoding uncharacterized protein (BUSCO:EOG09261OXD), which yields MSAEDEKKELPSSDSAAVSMADMTKLLEKALKSWSIADLPSLQKDLDSNALKFQDYQKDSLVSRRNLAKRTKAFKKLSDEDKVAEIKGLLKIYQQTIDDLAKKNKTVDQAFFKIYRSIAEAPDPRPLLEMSSKSVNSINELDDLREQNKQLENKLVKYADYDQIKQENVKLKENGQKSFEKDLEAKDAEWHAMLEEKTTNWETTRTDYERRLKEMTQRVEDMKVEEEMLKLRLQKRGDALDEIDLSDNEEKDASGGEEGGNTGSSMRKKAANSLELEMVSQDAERSKLRVLELEKRNEELRREIASTKVTKKNEKDSKVDDRISELESENSILVARLDAERRRAHELESKIISIQKNSKVELGRATGEVDELKKYRDKTHDYEQIKRELEVLKQIELGSDEDEADEAAGSSNSGADKSAGDVNSVIAQRNRKLNNEIIEYRTKNNGLLKKLQAAEDELEAMKADLAQSESLNKKLEADLESVEDAASNEKWDTMSMISSIAPGGSIAGGESGRKSPAGSIAGSIAGETKAGSIIMTDQQDSSIVPILAWQRDRFRKKNKELEEENKKNFSKVVELKREIQRMKEDNKDLYEKIRFMEYRQVQNDSENDLDPEVDDVEDRYKESYETQLHPIERFRRMESRRISSRMSPFERVFVHITKLVLSTQYTRWLFVFYCIGLHLLILLLTVFLMVDTNSEMPDNSVLGGSTGGIAGGGKANRVNAGRLPQNLAA from the coding sequence ATGAGTGCTGaggatgagaaaaaagagctACCAAGCTCTGATTCAGCAGCAGTTTCCATGGCAGATATGACAAAGCTACTAGAGAAAGCACTTAAATCGTGGTCCATAGCAGATCTACCGTCTTTGCAAAAAGACTTGGATTCTAATGCCTTGAAATTTCAGgattatcaaaaagattCATTGGTTAGCCGGAGGAACTTGGCGAAGAGAACTAAAGCTTTTAAGAAACTGTCGGACGAGGATAAAGTGGCGGAGATCAAAGGGCTCTTAAAAATTTACCAGCAGACAATTGATGATTtggccaaaaaaaataagacgGTTGATCAAgcattcttcaaaatatacagGTCTATAGCAGAGGCACCAGACCCAAGGCCTCTTCTTGAAATGAGTTCGAAGTCGGTCAATTCGATAAACGAACTGGACGACTTGAGGGAGCAGAACAAGCAGCTTGAAAACAAGCTTGTGAAATACGCCGATTATGATCAGATAAAGCAGGAAAACGTTAAACTGAAAGAGAATGGCCAGAAATCGTTCGAGAAGGACTTGGAAGCCAAGGATGCCGAGTGGCATGCCATGTTGGAGGAGAAGACAACAAACTGGGAAACTACCCGGACAGATTATGAAAGGAGGCTAAAAGAAATGACGCAGAGAGTTGAAGATATGAAAGTTGAGGAGGAGATGCTCAAGTTGAGGCTACAGAAACGAGGTGACGCCTTGGATGAGATTGATTTATCTGAtaatgaagagaaagatgcGTCTGGGGGTGAAGAGGGTGGAAATACAGGCAGTAGTATGAGGAAAAAGGCTGCCAACAGTCTTGAACTTGAAATGGTGTCACAAGATGCGGAGAGATCAAAGCTCAGAGTGCTGGAGTTGGAGAAGAGAAACGAGGAGCTTCGTCGTGAGATTGCAAGCACAAAGGtgacaaaaaagaacgaaAAGGACAGTAAGGTTGATGATCGTATTTCTGAGTTGGAAAGTGAGAATTCGATCTTGGTGGCACGTTTGGatgcagaaagaagaagagcacACGAGCTGGAGAGCAAGATAATAAGCATCCAGAAGAACAGCAAGGTGGAGTTAGGTCGTGCGACCGGTGAAGTGGAtgagttgaagaaataccGAGATAAAACGCATGACTATGAGCAGATAAAGCGTGAGCTAGAGGTGTTGAAGCAGATCGAGCTTGGGAGTGAcgaagatgaagcagatgaAGCTGCCGGAAGCAGCAATTCAGGCGCTGATAAGAGTGCTGGAGATGTTAACAGTGTGATTGCCCAGCGGAACCGGAAGCTCAACAATGAGATTATCGAGTATCGGACGAAGAATAACggtttgttgaaaaaactACAGGCCGCTGAGGATGAACTTGAAGCAATGAAGGCGGATCTTGCACAGAGTGAAAGTCTGAATAAGAAACTAGAGGCGGATCTTGAGTCTGTAGAGGATGCAGCCAGCAATGAGAAATGGGATACAATGTCGATGATCTCTTCAATAGCACCGGGTGGATCGATTGCTGGAGGTGAGAGTGGAAGGAAATCACCAGCAGGATCGATTGCAGGATCTATTGCGGGAGAAACTAAGGCAGGATCAATAATAATGACGGACCAACAGGATAGCTCGATAGTGCCGATATTGGCCTGGCAGCGGGATCGCTtcaggaagaagaataaggaGCTCGAGGAggagaataagaagaatttCAGCAAAGTGGTAGAGCTGAAAAGAGAGATTCAGCGAATGAAGGAGGACAACAAGGACTTGTACGAGAAAATACGCTTTATGGAGTACCGGCAAGTCCAGAATGACTCGGAAAACGACCTGGATCCGGAAGTTGATGACGTGGAGGACAGGTACAAGGAGTCATATGAAACGCAGCTTCACCCGATCGAGCGTTTTAGAAGAATGGAAAGTCGGCGAATCAGTTCACGCATGTCTCCATTTGAGCGTGTGTTTGTACACATTACGAAGTTGGTTTTGAGCACGCAGTACACGAGATGGCTATTTGTGTTCTATTGCATCGGATTAcatcttcttattcttcttttgacgGTATTTCTTATGGTTGACACTAATTCTGAGATGCCGGACAATTCTGTACTTGGTGGGAGTACGGGAGGAATAGCTGGAGGAGGGAAAGCCAACCGGGTTAATGCAGGAAGGCTACCGCAGAATCTGGCTGCCTGA
- the SSN3 gene encoding cyclin-dependent protein kinase produces the protein MVVQPMRMATSHFFTIRPYRERKDESRVSVTERYEILGYIAAGTYGKVYKAKGKLGNFKDHLYAIKKFKTDSKDNEVAHYTGISQSAIREMSLCKELNHKNISKLSEIILEKKCIYMVFEFAEYDLLQIIHYHSHPKPRPIPEITLKSAVYQIMQGLSFLHQNWILHRDLKPANIMVTSDGVIKIGDLGLARKFNNPLQGLYTGDKVVVTIWYRAPELLLGARDYTPAIDTWAVGCILAELLSLRPLFKGEETKIDNKKHVPFQENQLLKILEILGTPTLSKWPSLNSYPEYPQLTRFTLFPPSLKAWYRSNNGSNQNCLRLLSQLLEYDPSKRINALDALNHPWFKEYPKPAENIFEGSKFRYPQRKIQREDTDILGNSGKQAFEHHQHMRAVNRMKRPFPLGISNSSAAYNGNVAKRIAR, from the coding sequence ATGGTGGTGCAACCCATGCGAATGGCAACCAGCCATTTTTTTACAATACGACCATACAGAGAACGAAAAGATGAGAGCAGAGTGTCTGTGACCGAGAGATACGAAATTCTTGGATACATAGCGGCTGGAACATATGGAAAGGTTTACAAAGCAAAGGGCAAATTGGGGAATTTCAAAGATCATTTATACGCaatcaagaaattcaaaacAGACTCGAAAGACAACGAGGTGGCACATTATACAGGAATATCACAGAGTGCAATCAGGGAGATGTCACTCTGCAAAGAGTTGAATCATAAAAACATATCAAAGCTTTCGGAGATCATactggaaaagaaatgcaTATACATGGTGTTTGAGTTCGCTGAGTATGACTTACTTCAGATTATTCACTACCATTCACACCCGAAGCCTCGTCCAATACCGGAGATCACGTTGAAATCTGCAGTCTATCAGATAATGCAAGGGCTTTCGTTTCTTCACCAGAACTGGATCCTTCATAGGGACCTCAAACCGGCAAATATTATGGTTACTAGTGACGGAGTAATCAAGATTGGAGACTTGGGTCTTGCAAGGAAGTTTAATAATCCACTCCAAGGTCTCTACACTGGTGATAAAGTGGTGGTCACGATCTGGTATCGTGCACCAGAGCTTTTATTAGGGGCACGTGACTACACACCTGCAATAGACACCTGGGCTGTCGGGTGTATACTGGCCGAATTGCTCTCGCTTAGGCCCCTGTTTAAGGGTGAAGAGACAAAGATCGACAACAAGAAGCACGTCCCATTTCAGGAAAACCAGCTACTAAAGATTCTTGAAATTCTGGGAACACCAACACTTTCCAAATGGCCCTCTTTGAACAGTTATCCTGAATATCCCCAACTGACGAGGTTCACCTTATTTCCTCCAAGCTTGAAAGCTTGGTATCGCTCGAATAATGGATCCAACCAGAACTGCCTCAGACTTCTTTCACAGCTGCTAGAGTATGATCCATCAAAGCGTATAAATGCATTGGATGCATTGAATCATCCGTGGTTCAAGGAGTACCCGAAACCTgcagaaaatatatttgaaggGTCCAAGTTTAGATATCCACAGCGTAAAATTCAGAGGGAGGACACGGATATTCTTGGAAACAGCGGTAAGCAAGCTTTTGAGCATCACCAGCATATGCGAGCAGTGAATAGGATGAAGAGGCCATTTCCTCTGGGAATTTCTAATTCTTCTGCCGCGTATAACGGTAATGTGGCCAAGAGGATTGCCAGATAA